In a single window of the Cygnus olor isolate bCygOlo1 chromosome 5, bCygOlo1.pri.v2, whole genome shotgun sequence genome:
- the SPTB gene encoding spectrin beta chain, erythrocytic isoform X3: MTSENDYDHLELQQSYSHWDASDDELDNDNSSARLFERSRIKALADEREAVQKKTFTKWVNLHLACVTCRISDLYLDLRDGRMLIKLLEVLSKEMLPKPTKGRMRIHCLENVDKALQFLKEKQVHLENMGSHDIVDGNHRLILGLIWTIILRFQVQDVIKEMKEGPETRSPRDALLLWCQMKTAGYPHVNITNFTSSWKDGLAFNALIHKHRPELFEFKTLTKSNARHNLEHAFSVAERHLGITPLLDPEDVFTENPDEKSIITYVVAFYHYFSEMKKLEVKGRRLGKVIEHAKETERMIEGYGGLASDLLTWIEQTIISLNSRSFANSLAGVQHQLQAFSTYRTVEKPPKFQEKGNLEVLLFTIQSRMRANNQRVYTPHEGRLVCDINRAWEQLEKAEHERELALRNELIRQEKLEQLARRFDLKAAMREAWLSENQRLVAQDNFGQDLPAVEAAKKKHEAIETDTAAYKERVQAIEAVAKELEAEGYHDIKRIKGRKDNILRLWEQLQELLRARRQRLEMNLTLQHLFQEMLHSIDWMDEVKAQLASPESGKHLLEVEELLETHRLLEGDMALQAEKVRAVSAAALRFADAEGYRPCDPKVIRDRVSHLELCRRELQALAARRKALLEQSRALWQCLRELDEAEDWIKEQEQICSALDYGKDLAGVLLLQRRHAALEAELEARGARLERALVAAERLAAAGREARQLRDRAAAVRALWGQLQELVAFRRRGLRDAEGFFQFQAEAEELAEALADARRRAASEELGHDEARTQVLLREHQELLEELVAARQLLERLGHQAEGFPPELQAGPEAQSWLAALRALHAEVVGLAELRGRRLQDALDLYTVFGESEACHLWMASKERWLEKLEVPDALEDLDVVQHRLDGLEQEMAGVAPQIDAVNRAADGLLERGHPRSPQVRQCQQQLNERWGRFRELVSRRRAAVGSALSLLNYRLECEETRSWLLGKTQVVESTRDLGRDLAGVLATQRKLYGIERELAAAESRLAALRPQAGRLAEERPELAEDVAGRLAAAQDAMDGLQDALRDRAATLGEAGQLQSFLQDLDDFQAWLFGAQKAVAATDEVPVSVAEAEELLQRHAAARQDAEGHAAAFEALVDAGERVTRGQEDPEYEQLRERLRGVEAGWGALRKMWDARQRFLAQCLGFQEFLRDAKQAEILLTNQEYTLAHLELPTTLEGSVAALRRFEDFHASMESSAEKVPSVVASGTKLVAEGNIFSEKITEKCQALQERHQAIVAKAQEAAGLLQDNHELQSFLQSCRELAAWVEEKMLTAQDASYGEARGLHGKWQKHQAFMAELAANRGWMEKIEEEGTELASRKPQYGAVVGRRLGELRALWDGLHAAAEEKGRQLFEANRAELSAQSYGDLERWLGQAEGELRAAEWAEDLTSANLLLKRLTRLEEQVGARQKELAELAAPLAGAAPEPDGQEQRLQQRFLELLEPLGRRRRELETSKAMYQLARDLEDETLWVQERMPRARSTDHGTDLQSAQRLAKRNETLQKELQGHAPRLAEVLARGEAVAEGPCPELAERAQELRVLWEALREEVAARQRRLQEAGEAQQYYLDAGEAEAWVSEQELFMGDEEKPKDEESGLVMLKRHVRQQRSIEDYGQTIKELAGRAQQLLSAGHPEGEQIIRLQGQVDKHYAGLKEAAEERRRRLENMCHLFQLKREVEDLEQWIAERDVAASSQEMGQDLDHVTLLREKFREFARETGSVGQERVDRVNLAIEDLIDAGHIEAATMAEWKDGLNESWADLLELIDTRMQLLAASHDLHKYFYDGAELLALIAARHQELPQDLGDDSGSVEAFHRMHSAFERDLQLLETQVQQFREVAARLQTAYAGEKAASIQQLEQEVARALRALLEACSGRRARLVDTADKFRFFSMARDLLSWMESTTRQIQTQEKPRDVSSVELLMTYHQSIRAEMDARSKSFAACVELGKKLLQRKHQESPEIKAKLMELLDKRKVMMELWQQRWDRLRLLLEVCQFSRDASVAESWLVAQEPYLASSDYGQTVDGVEKLLKRHEAFEKSTATWEERIAALRKLTTLELLGGRTLREEEVTHDAAPEYRLDLDVELEAGLEEEDEKRKGVTPQDTSPPATDGLQPPAQGEEEPATVPREEVATLPAQPARVQLEGYLGRKHDLEAATKRASNRSWSTRYCVLRGGELAFFKDAKSRALGVPCQGEEPLGLRDARCQVAAGYKKKKHVFTLRLSNGSEWLFHGKDEEEMQTWLQGLHAAITSCQTLPAKARSLPPPRAPPEPGPPRRDKEKRFSFFPKKK, translated from the exons ATGACCTCGGAGAACGACTACGACCACCTGGAGCTTCAGCAGTCCTACAGCCACTGGGACGCCTCTGACGATGAGCTGGACAATGACAACAGCTCCGCGCGCCTCTTCGAGCGCTCCCGCATCAAAGCCCTGGCAG ACGAGCGGGAGGCAGTGCAGAAGAAGACCTTCACCAAGTGGGTGAACTTGCACTTGGCTTGCGTCACCTGCCGCATCTCGGACCTCTACCTGGACCTCCGGGACGGGCGGATGCTCATcaagctgctggaggtgctgtCCAAAGAGATGCTG CCCAAGCCCACCAAGGGCCGGATGCGGATCCACTGCCTGGAGAATGTGGACAAGGCGCTGCAGTTCCTGAAGGAGAAGCAGGTGCACCTGGAGAACATGGGCTCCCACGACATCGTGGATGGCAACCACCGCCTCATCCTCGGCCTCATCTGGACCATCATCCTCCGCTTCCAG GTCCAGGATGTCATCAAGGAGATGAAGGAAGGCCCGGAGACGCGCTCCCCCCGGGACGCGCTGCTGCTCTGGTGCCAGATGAAGACAGCGGG CTACCCCCACGTGAACATCACCAACTTCACCTCCAGCTGGAAGGACGGGCTGGCCTTCAACGCCCTCATCCACAAGCACAG gcCCGAGCTGTTTGAGTTCAAAACCCTGACCAAGTCCAACGCCCGGCACAACCTGGAGCATGCGTTCAGCGTGGCAGAGCGGCATCTGGGCATCACCCCCCTCCTCGACCCTGAAG ATGTGTTCACGGAGAACCCTGATGAGAAGTCCATCATCACCTACGTGGTGGCCTTCTACCACTACTTCTCCGAGATGAAGAAGCTGGAGGTGAAGGGCAGGCGGCTGGGCAAG GTCATCGAGCACGCCAAGGAGACGGAGCGGATGATCGAGGGCTACGGGGGGCTGGCCTCCGACCTGCTCACCTGGATCGAGCAGACCATCATCTCCCTCAACAGCCGCAGCTTCGCCAACTCGCTGGCCGGggtgcagcaccagctgcaAGCCTTCAGCACCTACCGCACGGTGGAGAAGCCCCCTAA GTTTCAGGAGAAGGGCAACCTGGAGGTGCTGCTCTTCACCATCCAGTCACGGATGCGAGCCAACAACCAGCGCGTCTACACCCCACATGAAGGGCGCCTGGTCTGCGACATCAACCGG GCGtgggagcagctggagaaagCGGAGCACGAGCGGGAGCTGGCGCTGCGCAACGAGCTCATCCGGCAGGagaagctggagcagctggCACGGCGCTTCGACCTGAAGGCGGCCATGCGGGAGGCCTGGCTGAGTGAGAACCAGCGCCTGGTGGCACAG GATAACTTCGGCCAGGACCTGCCAGCGGTGGAGGCGGCCAAGAAGAAGCACGAGGCCATCGAGACGGACACGGCCGCCTACAAGGAGCGGGTGCAGGCCATCGAGGCGGTGGCgaaggagctggaggcagagggCTACCACGACATCAAGCGCATCAAGGGGCGCAAGGACAACATCCTGCGGCTctgggagcagctccaggagctgctgcgtGCCCGGCGTCAGCGCCTCGAGATGAACCTcaccctgcagcacctcttCCAGGAGATGCTGCACAGCATCGACTGGATGGACGAGGTCAAG GCGCAGCTGGCATCGCCTGAATCCGGGAAGCACCTCCTGGaggtggaggagctgctggagaccCACCGGCTGCTGGAAGGTGACatggctctgcaggcagagaagGTGCGggctgtcagtgctgctgccctccGCTTCGCCGACGCTGAGG GCTACCGCCCCTGCGACCCCAAAGTGATCCGGGACCGCGTGAGCCACCTGGAGCTGTGCCGGCgggagctgcaggcactggCGGCGAGGCGCAAAGCCCTGCTGGAGCAATCCCGGGCGCTCTGGCAGTGCCTGCGGGAGCTGGACGAGGCAGAGGACTGGAtcaaggagcaggagcagatcTGCTCGGCGCTGGATTACGGCAAGGACCTGGcgggtgtgctgctgctgcagcgccgCCATGCCGCCTTGGAGGCCGAGCTGGAGGCCCGGGGTGCCCGGCTGGAGCGGGCGCTGGTGGCGGCCGAGCGGCTGGCGGCTGCAGGGCGCGAGGCCAGGCAGCTGCGGGACCGGGCGGCCGCCGTCCGGGCGCTCTGgggccagctgcaggagctggtggcttTCCGCCGACGCGGGCTGCGGGACGCCGAGGGCTTCTTCCAGTTCCAGGCGGAGGCCGAGGAGCTGGCGGAGGCGCTGGCGGAtgcccggcggcgggcggccagCGAGGAGCTGGGCCACGATGAAGCCCGCACCCAGGTGCTGCTGCgggagcaccaggagctgctggaggagctggtggccGCCCGGCAGCTCCTGGAGCGCTTGGGCCACCAAGCGGAGGGCTTCCCCCCGGAGCTGCAGGCTGGCCCCGAGGCACAGAgctggctggcagcactgcGGGCGCTGCACGCCGAGGTGGTTGGGCTGGCCGAGCTGCGTGGCCGCCGGCTGCAGGATGCCCTGGACCTCTACACTGTTTTTGGGGAGAGCGAAGCCTGCCATCTCTGGATGGCCTCCAAGGAGCGGTggctggagaagctggaggtGCCCGATGCGCTGGAGGACCTGGACGTGGTGCAGCACAG GCTGGAcgggctggagcaggagatgGCCGGCGTGGCTCCCCAAATCGACGCCGTCAACCGCGCAGCCGACGGTCTGCTGGAGAGAGGGCACCCACGCAGCCCCCAGGTGcggcagtgccagcagcagctcaacGAGAG GTGGGGCCGTTTTCGGGAGCTGGTGTCCCGGCGGCGCGCGGCGGTGGGCTCGGCGCTCAGCCTGCTCAACTACCGGCTGGAGTGCGAGGAGACCCgctcctggctgctgggcaAGACGCAGGTGGTGGAGTCCACACGGGACCTCGGCCGCGACCTGGCCGGCGTCCTGGCCACCCAGCGCAAGCTGTACGGCATCGAGCGTGAGCTGGCGGCCGCCGAGAGCCGCCTGGCCGCCCTGCGCCCCCAGGCTGGCCGCCTGGCCGAGGAGCGCCCCGAACTGGCCGAGGACGTGGCGGGGCGGCTGGCGGCGGCTCAAGATGCCATGGACGGGCTGCAGGATGCCCTGCGGGACCGGGCGGCCACGCTGGGGGAAGCCgggcagctgcagagcttccTGCAGGACCTGGATGACTTCCAAGCGTGGCTCTTCGGGGCGCAGAAAGCCGTGGCGGCCACTGACGAGGTGCCGGTGTCGGTGGCCGAGgcggaggagctgctgcagcggCACGCAGCCGCCCGTCAGGACGCCGAGGGGCACGCGGCTGCCTTTGAGGCGCTGGTGGATGCAGGCGAGCGGGTGACGAGGGGCCAGGAGGACCCCGAGTACGAGCAGCTGCGGGAGCGGCTGCGGGGCGTGGAGGCGGGCTGGGGCGCCCTGCGCAAGATGTGGGACGCCCGGCAGCGCTTCCTCGCCCAGTGCCTGGGCTTCCAGGAGTTCCTGCGTGACGCCAAGCAGGCGGAGATCCTCCTCACCAACCAG GAGTACACGCTGGCCCACCTGGAGCTGCCCACCACGCTGGAGGGCTCGGTGGCCGCCCTGCGCCGCTTTGAGGACTTCCACGCCAGCATGGAGAGCAGTGCTGAGAAGGTCCCCAGCGTGGTGGCCAGCGGCACCAAGCTGGTGGCTGAGGGCAACATCTTCTCCGAGAAGATCACCGAGAAGTGCCAGGCCCTCCAGGAGCG GCACCAAGCAATCGTGGCCAAGGCTCAGGAGGCAGCGGGCTTGCTGCAGGACAACCACGAGCTGCAGagcttcctgcagagctgccgaGAG CTCGCCGCCTGGGTGGAGGAGAAGATGCTGACAGCGCAGGACGCATCCTACGGGGAAGCCCGTGGTCTCCACGGCAAGTGGCAGAAGCACCAGGCGTTCATGGCCGAGCTGGCGGCCAACCGGGGCTGGATGGAGAAGATCGAAGAG GAGGGGACGGAGCTGGCGAGCCGCAAGCCGCAGTACGGCGCCGTGGTGGGACGGCGCCTGGGCGAGCTGCGGGCGCTGTGGGACGGGCTGCATGCCGCCGCAGAGGAGAAGGGCCGGCAGCTCTTCGAGGCCAACCGCGCCGAGCTGTCTGCCCAGAGCTACGGCGACCTGGAGCgctggctggggcaggcagagggcGAGCTGCGTGCCGCTGAGTGGGCCGAGGACCTCACCAGTGCCAACCTGCTGCTCAAGAGGCTGACG CGGCTGGAGGAGCAAGTGGGAGCGCGGCAGAAGGAGCTGGCGGAACTGGCGGCCCCGCTTGCCGGGGCTGCGCCGGAGCCTGatgggcaggagcagaggctcCAGCAGCGCTTCCTCGAGCTGCTGGAGCcactggggaggaggaggagggagctggagaCCTCCAAGGCCATGTACCAGCTGGCGCGTGACCTGGAGGACGAGACG CTGTGGGTGCAGGAGAGGATGCCACGGGCCAGGTCGACGGACCACGGCACTGACCTGCAGAGTGCGCAGCGCCTGGCCAAGAGGAACGAG AccctgcagaaggagctgcagggccaTGCCCCCCGGCTGGCCGAGGTGCTGGCACGCGGTGAGGCGGTGGCCGAAGGACCGTGCCCAGAGCTGGCGGAGCGGGCACAGGAGCTGAGGGTGCTATGGGAAGCTCTGCGGGAGGAGGTGGCTGCGCGGCAGCGGAGGTTGCAGGAGGCCGGCGAGGCCCAGCAGTACTACCTGGATGCTGGCGAGGCCGAGGCGTGGGTCAGCGAGCAGGAGCTCTTCATGGGGGATGAGGAGAAGCCGAAG GACGAGGAAAGTGGGTTGGTGATGCTGAAGAGACACGTGCGGCAGCAGCGCTCCATTGAGGACTACGGCCAAACCATCAAGGAGCTGGCGGGGAGGGCGCAGCAGCTGCTCTCCGCCGGCCACCCCGAGGG GGAGCAGATCATCCGGCTGCAGGGCCAGGTGGACAAGCACTACGCGGGGCTGAAGGAGGCGGCTGAGGAGCGCCGGCGGCGCCTGGAGAACATGTGCCACCTCTTCCAGCTGAAGCGCGAGGTGGAGGACCTGGAGCAGTGGATCGCAGAGCGCGACGTGGCCGCCTCCTCCCAGGAGATGGGGCAGGACCTGGACCATGTCACG ctgcTGCGGGAGAAGTTTCGGGAGTTTGCGCGGGAAACGGGCAGCGTGGGGCAGGAGCGCGTGGACCGGGTCAACCTGGCCATCGAGGACCTCATCGACGCGGGGCACATCGAGGCCGCCACCATGGCCGAGTGGAAGGACGGGCTGAACGAGAGCTGGGCCGACCTCCTGGAGCTCATCGACACCCGCATGCAGCTGCTGGCCGCCTCCCACGACCTGCACAAGTACTTCTATGACGGCGCTGAGCTGCTGGCCCTCATCGCCGCCCgccaccaggagctgccccaggaCCTGGGCGACGACTCGGGCTCGGTGGAGGCTTTCCACCGCATGCACAGCGCCTTCGAGCGCgacctccagctgctggagacGCAGGTGCAGCAGTTTCGGGAGGTGGCGGCGCGGCTGCAGACCGCCTATGCCGGCGAGAAGGCGGCCAGcatccagcagctggagcaggaggtggcGCGGGCACTGCGAGCGCTGCTGGAGGCGTGCAGCGGGCGCCGGGCGCGCTTGGTGGACACGGCCGACAAGTTCCGCTTCTTCAGCATGGCGCGCGACCTGCTCTCCTGGATGGAGAGCACCACGCGGCAGATCCAGACGCAGGAGAAGCCCAG GGACGTCTCCTCAGTGGAGCTGCTCATGACGTACCACCAGAGCATCCGCGCCGAGATGGACGCACGCAGTAAGAGCTTCGCCGCCTGCGTTGAGCTGGGCAAGAAGCTGCTGCAGCGCAAGCACCAGGAGTCACCTGAG ATCAAGGCGAAGCTGATGGAGCTGCTGGACAAGAGGAAGGTCATGAtggagctgtggcagcagcGCTGGGACCGGCTGCGGCTGT TGCTGGAGGTGTGCCAGTTCTCCAGGGACGCCTCGGTGGCCGAGTCGTGGTTGGTGGCGCAGGAGCCCTACCTGGCCAGCAGCGACTATGGGCAGACGGTGGACGGGGTGGAGAAGCTGCTTAAGCGGCACGAAGCCTTCGAGAAGTCCACGGCCACCTGGGAGGAACGCATCGCCGCCCTGAGGAAGCTGACGACG CTGGAGCTCCTGGGTGGGCGGACActgcgggaggaggaggtgacGCATGACGCCGCTCCCGAATATCGCCTGGATCTGGATGTTGAGCTGGAGGCAGG GttggaggaagaggatgagaaGAGGAAGGGGGTGACGCCGCAGGACACCTCTCCGCCTGCCACCGATGGGCTCCAACCG CCGGCCCAGGGCGAGGAGGAGCCGGCAACAGTGCCACGGGAGGAGGTGGCCACGCTGCCTGCCCAGCCGGCCCGTGTCCAGCTTGAGGGCTACCTGGGACGCAAGCACGACCTGGAGGCAGCCACCAAGCGCGCGTCCAACAG GTCGTGGAGCACACGGTACTGCGTGCTGCGGGGCGGCGAGCTCGCCTTCTTCAAGGACGCCAAGAGCCGGGCGCTGGGGGTGCCCTGCCAGGGCGAGGAGCCCCTGGGGCTGCGCGACGCACGCTGCCAGGTGGCCGCTGGCTACAAGAAGAAGAAGCACGTCTTCACGCTCAG GCTCAGCAACGGCAGCGAGTGGCTCTTCCACGGCAAGGATGAG gaggaGATGCAGAcgtggctgcaggggctgcacgCGGCCATCACCTCCTGCCAGACCCTGCCGGCCAAGGCGCGCAGCCTGCCCccaccccgcgccccccccgagcccggcccgccccggcggGACAAGGAGAAGCGCTTCAGCTTCTTCcccaagaagaaataa